ATGTCTTTGCTTCACAATCCTAGAGGTGATATAGCGCTTCAATCCTTCAACCAGTGAAATGATTGGCTTGTCTCTATGTTCTAGAATGGCCATGTGACATTGGGGGCATAATGTGAGGACATGTGGAGGTAAAACTGGTGCTGACAGGGACATAGAAAATGGGGGCAACAAGGTAAAATTAAAGCAATTTTTAGTTTATACTAGAACTCTATATCAATATTATTGACTGAGAATGATTTGCTTCTAATTTTTCAGAAAAATCCAAAGAAGGTCCACCTGGCCAGGCTTCTGGAAGTGGAACAGTTCCTGGAACAAAAAGTGCATCTGCTGCTTCAAGGGCTGGAAAAGGGCCTCAGAAACCAAAGTACAAACCTGCTGCAAAAAGAAAGAGGAAGGCTCCTGAAGCAGCTACAACCCAAACTGCTCCACAGCCAGCTTCCCAACCAACTTCCCAACCAGCCTCCCAGGCAGCTTCCCAACCAGCTTCCCAACCATCTTCTCTGCCAGCTTCACAGCCCTCATCAGGTCATGGCAGCACAATAACAGCTACACTACCTCCTTCTGGTGCAaccacaagaagaagaaagagaccaAGAGCTGTAGTTGGAACTCAAGAGAGCACTAGTTGATTATGGGCCTTGATTATGTTGTTTTTTGTGTTGGTGTCATTTTGTGTGGAACTTTAGTCTTGGTGTTTTCTGGTTATGTAAtgaacttatttaagcctttagtTAATGTATGACTTTATCTATTGTAATTTGCAAGGGATGTTATCCATGTTTGGTTTTGTATGACATTTTCCATTGAATTTGGAATCTATGATTACGTTAGCCACTGTGTTATGTTAATTATCCATTTTGAATTTCCATATGACAACTAAAAATAGTAGATAGCATAGGTAGAACATTGTGCTTGCAGACATCAtttcaaacaacaaaaatttgAGGACAAATTACTCAACTTCATTTATCCATTTCAAGTTCCATACATATGCACTAATGGCACACACAATACATAGGCACTAATGGCACACACAGTACAAATAAACCCAACATCCTCTCCTACTTCTACTACATCATCCTCTCACCCTAATTCTACttcatcattttcaccattagAATTGCACATACAATCAACAGGAACACAACTACAAACCATCCCAGCACACAACACTTGATCAACATTGCTTGGTTCTTCTTCATCTCATCTACTCTACGCAACAAGCCTGTAATTATTTTCTTGTCACGCAAGTTACCCTCCAACTCATCATACCACTAGAAGAAATCACAGTGCCTCCTTTTCTGTTCCtgagaataaataaattttccCAACAATTTCAAATCAAGCATAACCACGTTCACAACAATTAATCAACCTTCAACAAATAATCCAAAACATTACCTTAAACCTGCCACATCCATAGAACCGCCTACCAATATTTCTGTTCTCGTTCGTCCAAGTAGTCACAACCGGGGCAACTTCTCCACACTTGCACAAAACAACGTTCCTCCTTCGACCGTAGCCACTGGAAACAGAGCTCCCTCCAGAGAAATGGCTTTCCCCACCCATGTATGCCTCTTCTTCGTCGCGAGCCGTTAGCCTTTTCCCTTTCCCTTTCGCGATTTGT
This is a stretch of genomic DNA from Lotus japonicus ecotype B-129 chromosome 1, LjGifu_v1.2. It encodes these proteins:
- the LOC130710467 gene encoding uncharacterized protein LOC130710467; the encoded protein is MSLLHNPREKSKEGPPGQASGSGTVPGTKSASAASRAGKGPQKPKYKPAAKRKRKAPEAATTQTAPQPASQPTSQPASQAASQPASQPSSLPASQPSSGHGSTITATLPPSGATTRRRKRPRAVVGTQESTS